The window CCACAGTATTGGGGCAAGGGGTATGCTTTTGAAGTTCTTTCCGAAGTAAGGGACTATGGGATTTATCGTTTGAAATTAACGCACTTGGTGGCAGAAACGCAGACGGCAAATATCGCGTCCTGTCGTTTACTTGAAAAATTGGGGATGCAAAAAATAAAGGAATTAGAAAGGTTCGGTCAAACTCAAGCCGTTTATGAATTAAGGGGAAATCTCTTTTATAAAGATTTAGAACGAAAGGAGACCGAAATATGCTAATTAGAGAAGCGAGACTAGAAGACGCTGAAGGAATCATTACTGTGATGAAAAATGCGGAAGAATCTAATTTCATGTTATTCAGTCCTGGCGAACGAAAGCTAAAACCCGAACAACTTGTTGTATTCATAGAAAAAATTAGTAAAAAGTTCAATTCGGCATTATTCATTGCTGAAGTAGAAAATAAAATTGTAGGTTATTTAATTGTTCAAGGAGATACTCCGTCTAGAATCGCCCATCGAGCTTATATTGTGATTGGTATCCACAGTGATTTTAGAGGTAGAGGAATGGGTACAGCATTATTTAGCAAATTAGATGACTGGGCAAA of the Lysinibacillus fusiformis genome contains:
- a CDS encoding GNAT family N-acetyltransferase yields the protein MLIREARLEDAEGIITVMKNAEESNFMLFSPGERKLKPEQLVVFIEKISKKFNSALFIAEVENKIVGYLIVQGDTPSRIAHRAYIVIGIHSDFRGRGMGTALFSKLDDWAKDKAMQRLELTVMVENTAGIALYKKMGFEIEGTKRHSLHVDGSYVDEYYMSKLL
- a CDS encoding GNAT family N-acetyltransferase, with product MEHEHYDDIYSLYSNKSVRTYLGGVPEKNEIDASFKRMLSSPIPNTFFYITLKATKEFIGLVSIDEYHEKEIYELSYQFLPQYWGKGYAFEVLSEVRDYGIYRLKLTHLVAETQTANIASCRLLEKLGMQKIKELERFGQTQAVYELRGNLFYKDLERKETEIC